A genomic window from Melanotaenia boesemani isolate fMelBoe1 chromosome 15, fMelBoe1.pri, whole genome shotgun sequence includes:
- the gltpd2b gene encoding glycolipid transfer protein domain-containing protein 2 isoform X2, which translates to MGVKGKAAAAILVLLLFLGSLWLQGGLDYHWDSCLKGYNQGNKLPQKPNSSGSDVVEGPHVLSLCPGQNFQVSMLLSHLLASPAYTSDVLLKPYLSSWDELMKFMDALGPMVGLISKEIETKTSIIRKLALLSEDNPKAELALNAHSLNSMDAHSEEKNNLKVSRYTDAYHSVRSMIWVELNRGLVDFHHQTDSGCRTLLRLHRALLWLKLFLQKLAETPVAGRVKSPSELCREAYQSTLSVHHTWFVRKAAELAFIAMPERGFFFRLVCVQNQEELSMVLNRVVKAIAEVYDRTQKVLEENGMLDLP; encoded by the exons ATGGGTGTGAAGGGCAAGGCTGCTGCTGCTATCTTAGTTCTGCTCCTGTTTCTAGGCTCACTTTGGCTAC AGGGAGGTTTGGATTACCACTGGGATTCTTGTTTAAAAGGTTATAATCAGGGAAATAAG CTTCCCCAGAAGCCCAACAGCAGTGGCTCAGACGTGGTTGAGGGTCCACATGTCCTCTCACTGTGCCCTGGCCAGAACTTCCAGGTGTCGATGCTGCTGTCCCACCTGCTGGCTTCTCCAGCTTACACCTCTGATGTGCTACTTAAGCCATATCTGTCCAGCTGGGACGAGCTCATGAA GTTCATGGACGCTCTGGGCCCAATGGTGGGTCTGATATCTAAAGAGATAGAAACTAAGACCTCCATAATCCGGAAACTGGCCCTGTTGTCTGAGGACAATCCTAAAGCAGAGCTTGCCCTGAATGCACACTCATTAAACTCTATGGACGCACACTCTGAggaaaagaataatttaaaagtcTCACGTTACACAGACGCATACCACTCTGTGCGCTCTATGATCTGGGTGGAGCTGAATCGAGGATTAGTGGACTTCCACCACCAGACAGACTCTGGATGTCGGACTCTTCTTCGCCTGCATCGAGCTCTGCTTTGGCTGAAGCTCTTCCTGCAGAAACTGGCTGAGACACCAGTGGCCGGCCGAGTCAAGAGCCCCTCAGAGCTTTGTCGAGAAGCCTACCAAAGCACCCTCTCAGTCCACCACACCTGGTTTGTCCGCAAGGCTGCTGAACTAGCCTTTATTGCCATGCCAGAGCGGGGTTTTTTCTTCAGACTGGTTTGTGTGCAAAACCAGGAAGAGCTGAGCATGGTGCTCAACAGAGTGGTTAAGGCCATTGCAGAAGTTTATGACAGGACACAAAAAGTCCTAGAGGAAAATGGCATGCTGGACTTGCCATAG
- the gltpd2b gene encoding glycolipid transfer protein domain-containing protein 2 isoform X1 — MGVKGKAAAAILVLLLFLGSLWLRLAYVPLYCLTAEGGLDYHWDSCLKGYNQGNKLPQKPNSSGSDVVEGPHVLSLCPGQNFQVSMLLSHLLASPAYTSDVLLKPYLSSWDELMKFMDALGPMVGLISKEIETKTSIIRKLALLSEDNPKAELALNAHSLNSMDAHSEEKNNLKVSRYTDAYHSVRSMIWVELNRGLVDFHHQTDSGCRTLLRLHRALLWLKLFLQKLAETPVAGRVKSPSELCREAYQSTLSVHHTWFVRKAAELAFIAMPERGFFFRLVCVQNQEELSMVLNRVVKAIAEVYDRTQKVLEENGMLDLP; from the exons ATGGGTGTGAAGGGCAAGGCTGCTGCTGCTATCTTAGTTCTGCTCCTGTTTCTAGGCTCACTTTGGCTAC GACTTGCTTATGTTCCTCTCTACTGTCTCACTGCAGAGGGAGGTTTGGATTACCACTGGGATTCTTGTTTAAAAGGTTATAATCAGGGAAATAAG CTTCCCCAGAAGCCCAACAGCAGTGGCTCAGACGTGGTTGAGGGTCCACATGTCCTCTCACTGTGCCCTGGCCAGAACTTCCAGGTGTCGATGCTGCTGTCCCACCTGCTGGCTTCTCCAGCTTACACCTCTGATGTGCTACTTAAGCCATATCTGTCCAGCTGGGACGAGCTCATGAA GTTCATGGACGCTCTGGGCCCAATGGTGGGTCTGATATCTAAAGAGATAGAAACTAAGACCTCCATAATCCGGAAACTGGCCCTGTTGTCTGAGGACAATCCTAAAGCAGAGCTTGCCCTGAATGCACACTCATTAAACTCTATGGACGCACACTCTGAggaaaagaataatttaaaagtcTCACGTTACACAGACGCATACCACTCTGTGCGCTCTATGATCTGGGTGGAGCTGAATCGAGGATTAGTGGACTTCCACCACCAGACAGACTCTGGATGTCGGACTCTTCTTCGCCTGCATCGAGCTCTGCTTTGGCTGAAGCTCTTCCTGCAGAAACTGGCTGAGACACCAGTGGCCGGCCGAGTCAAGAGCCCCTCAGAGCTTTGTCGAGAAGCCTACCAAAGCACCCTCTCAGTCCACCACACCTGGTTTGTCCGCAAGGCTGCTGAACTAGCCTTTATTGCCATGCCAGAGCGGGGTTTTTTCTTCAGACTGGTTTGTGTGCAAAACCAGGAAGAGCTGAGCATGGTGCTCAACAGAGTGGTTAAGGCCATTGCAGAAGTTTATGACAGGACACAAAAAGTCCTAGAGGAAAATGGCATGCTGGACTTGCCATAG